The following coding sequences are from one Pseudoalteromonas aliena SW19 window:
- the queF gene encoding NADPH-dependent 7-cyano-7-deazaguanine reductase QueF (Catalyzes the NADPH-dependent reduction of 7-cyano-7-deazaguanine (preQ0) to 7-aminomethyl-7-deazaguanine (preQ1) in queuosine biosynthesis), with translation MTDYSNSPDLKGSVLGQSTEYVDVYTPSLLFPIARKLNRDALNIDEAALPFKGQDIWTGYELSWLNAKGKPQVAVALFIFECQSSHIIESKSFKLYLNSFNQTRFESIEVVKQHLIDDLSSAVNSPVKVTLYKADEFNCLPCTPLPGECIDDLDIEIDNYHIDAHSLKSQRDELVTETLHSHLLKSNCLITSQPDWASIIIRYTGEKVCRESLLRYLISFRTHNEFHEQCVERIYSDLTTQLNIKELEVYARYTRRGGLDINPYRSTHYNDTPFAVKINRQ, from the coding sequence AGCAATTCTCCAGATCTAAAAGGCAGTGTATTAGGCCAATCTACCGAGTATGTGGATGTGTATACACCGAGCTTGCTTTTCCCTATTGCACGCAAGCTAAATCGTGATGCTTTAAATATTGATGAAGCCGCACTCCCGTTTAAAGGACAAGACATTTGGACTGGTTACGAGCTTTCATGGCTTAATGCTAAAGGCAAACCACAAGTGGCTGTCGCCCTCTTTATTTTTGAATGTCAGAGCAGCCATATTATTGAGTCAAAGTCGTTTAAACTTTATTTGAATAGCTTTAACCAAACCCGATTTGAAAGCATTGAGGTAGTAAAACAGCACTTAATTGATGACTTATCAAGCGCGGTTAACAGCCCCGTAAAAGTAACCTTATATAAGGCTGATGAATTTAATTGCTTACCATGCACCCCCCTGCCTGGCGAATGTATTGATGACTTAGATATTGAAATTGATAATTACCATATTGACGCGCATTCGCTTAAATCACAACGTGATGAACTCGTAACTGAAACCCTGCATAGCCACTTACTAAAATCTAACTGCTTAATTACCTCGCAACCTGATTGGGCCAGCATTATTATTAGGTATACGGGAGAGAAAGTTTGCAGAGAGTCACTATTACGTTATTTAATTTCGTTCAGAACGCATAACGAGTTTCATGAACAATGTGTAGAGCGTATTTATAGCGATTTAACCACGCAGCTTAATATTAAAGAGCTAGAGGTTTACGCACGTTATACCCGCCGTGGTGGGCTTGATATAAATCCGTATCGCTCTACGCATTATAACGATACACCGTTCGCGGTTAAAATTAATCGTCAGTAA
- a CDS encoding peptidylprolyl isomerase, which produces MKKMILSVLLAALLSGCAQIHNKDVTKQSLPLMSASEVVASATDNDWRVVDAQNILKITLPTGDAYIELNEQLAPKHTQNIKKLAREGFYKNTSIYRFVEGFVAQGGDSSSKKLIKTADKTVPAEFYLTTNKPLLITELNGDGYAPVTGFLNGFAVAQNSAHTQTWQVHCSGVFAMARDNDINSASTEFFVTIGQGPRYLDKNITVFGRVLEGIEHFNRLARTPIEGKAFNLITNIQVLGDVQSDKSIFKAMKTNSPVFKDLIRARKNRNEPWFVKAHNYVDVCGMPIPTKREVIPIRNNT; this is translated from the coding sequence ATGAAAAAAATGATATTGTCGGTTTTGTTAGCCGCTTTACTAAGTGGTTGCGCTCAAATACATAACAAGGACGTTACTAAACAATCGTTACCTTTAATGAGCGCGAGTGAGGTAGTTGCCAGTGCAACAGATAACGACTGGCGAGTAGTTGACGCGCAAAATATTTTAAAGATAACGCTGCCAACGGGCGATGCGTATATTGAGCTTAATGAACAGCTTGCCCCAAAGCACACTCAAAATATTAAAAAGTTAGCGCGAGAAGGGTTCTATAAAAATACTAGCATTTATCGGTTTGTTGAAGGTTTTGTCGCACAAGGTGGCGATAGCTCGAGTAAAAAGTTAATTAAAACGGCAGATAAAACAGTTCCTGCTGAGTTTTATTTAACAACAAATAAACCACTTTTAATTACTGAGCTAAATGGCGACGGATATGCGCCAGTTACCGGTTTTTTAAACGGCTTTGCAGTAGCTCAAAATTCAGCACATACGCAAACATGGCAAGTACACTGCAGTGGTGTGTTTGCAATGGCGCGCGATAACGATATAAATAGTGCGAGCACGGAGTTTTTTGTAACGATAGGGCAAGGGCCGCGTTATCTTGATAAAAATATTACGGTGTTCGGCCGAGTGCTAGAAGGGATAGAGCATTTTAACCGTTTAGCGCGTACACCAATTGAAGGTAAAGCATTTAATCTAATTACGAATATACAAGTGCTTGGCGATGTCCAAAGCGATAAAAGTATCTTTAAAGCAATGAAAACAAATTCACCGGTGTTTAAAGATTTGATCCGTGCTCGTAAAAACCGTAATGAACCTTGGTTTGTTAAAGCACATAACTACGTTGATGTGTGTGGCATGCCGATACCCACTAAGCGCGAAGTTATACCAATCCGCAATAATACTTAA